Genomic window (Vigna unguiculata cultivar IT97K-499-35 chromosome 10, ASM411807v1, whole genome shotgun sequence):
GTAAAATGACAAATGTTAATAAAGTGAAATTAGGTTATTAACTTATTAAGTAGTattatttgttgaaaaattAAGTTGTCGctttttaatactatttttgtttcctttaaCAATGTTTTTGaactaaaaataatactaatatttttaattatataccattaataaattattaggtttaattatatatcacacttaacaaatataatatgcttatttaatatttagataaaCACTACATTAGTGGCATTAAATACTTACACATGAACCAAATACTATCACTTTATAGATTAAGATtcttaattttagaaacaatacgatttatatatttattatattttcatatagtTTTATACTTTTGTCGGAGTCATTTTTATATTGGTGTGGAGTTTTCATTATTGGCTAAATATTAATATTCGTTAAAAATATATTGGCAAAGCTATTAGTCAAAATTTCGttcctaaattttaacaatgttttttaactaaatttgaaCACAGTATTTTAGTTACAAATTTTGAACACAATTCTATGCAAACCAATAACGTGACGGTAGCTATGCAGCCATTTTAATATACGttggaaaattttgaaatagaattGAAAACAAACTTTTAAACTAGTAAATcgtaatatcatttttaaattttagtacaatattaattatcaatttatcgttataaaatatataataataagttataaagagtctttgatatattttttacttctcTATGATTCACATTATCTGCAAACTGTAACCTCAGATgctatacaaaataaataataaaaaataccttttattttaaattagacgatagtatattaaaaaataaaaataattttatgtatttttttcttataatttattaactCGTGTTCTTGGTTAATATTTTCCAAATAAAAATAGCAAAGTACTTAGAATAGAAAAATGTTTGATGCCTAACAAAACAACACTAAAAAGTCAATCAAATACACATTTTAGCTTGTTTAGGAAATTTGACGGTGAGAGAAGGATTTTATAATaaacatttcaaaaataaaacaataaatgcaaaaacacattttatgattaaatactTTAGAAATTAATGTACACCATAAATAGTGTGTATTAATGATCACGTTAATTAACTAATAATCTCTGAATTCCAATGTAGCAGAgacataattgattttttttttgaattatgtcCTACTAGATTGACGCAAAACTGAAAATAATTGTCTAGGAAAAAAGAGAAGTGTgagagaaataaaagaaaataaaaaaaaagttgagatTTTATTGTGATAAATATAGAGTTGTGTTGTGACGGTATTTATGGCGTAGATTTCTCTGAACACAATAGCCGTCTAGATTCAATGGGGGCCGCATCAAGCCAAATTGggcataacaaaaataaatatcttcTTTTGCAACAATCTCTCTCTGTTTTACGTTAAATCAATCTCTCACTAcattaaaaaacacaaatttatcTCAAACACACCTTGCCATTCCCATAATCTTCTGAGGACACAACCGTCATTTTACCTTTCTCTTTCCTAGCTTCTCAGCCATTCCCCTCACATAAACAAACTCAGAGGGCAGATTCTGAGAAAATCTTCTTGCAAGAACAACATCTCTCTTTATCTCTCTGTCTCTCTCCTGCTTCCATTTCCAAACGTATTTGACTCTCTCACCTTCAATCCCAGGGTTATCTCTTGTAAATTCTTATCTATTTAGGGTTCTTTTCTCCACCCTTCCGTAGAAAAGTTCTGTATATAAGCAACACCCATCCCAATACaaagaaaaagtttttaaattcctGAATTCTTCAATCGAGCAATTTCTATTtccaattctttttattttccctCTCTGTACAGATATAGGGAAAGCTATTCCTCTGTATGAGTGCTTGGGTTCTCTCTTTTTCTGAAATTGAAATCCCCAGAAAATTCTAATTATCCTcatattcttttcttcttagaTTTCCCAAAGGGTACTTAAAAAATTGTGACTTTACCATTTGTTTCGGTGCTTGGGATTGGATATCTGAAAACCCTAATTGTGATTTCTTAACTTCTTTCTCATGGCGGTTTCTACTATAGCCTTGTACGCGAGTCCGCCGAGCAGCGTGTGTTCCACGCCGCACCCTTGCCAGATCAACGCTCACGCTTCCTACGACTTCGAATTGGGGTCGCGATCTTCGTCGCCGGCGGCTTCGACGGCTCCTCCGTCGACGTCGCAGAGGCCTGTCATGGGCGGACTTTCGTGCCTGTTCTCGTCTCCGGCGGCGGCCGTGAAACACGCGGCGTTGTCGTCGAACTTTACCGGTGAGGAGGACGATTTGAAGGAGTTGGGCAGTTCCTTCTCGTATTCTCCGAGCAAGTTTGGTGGGTCTTCGTGGAAGAGGGATCAGAGTCCCGTGTCTGTTTTTCATGGCCCTGTTTCGTGTAGTGGTAGCAGCAGAGGTTCCATTAGTTCTACCTCTGTGAGAAGTATCAGGGGTGGGACTAGTGGGTTGTTTCATGGGTTTGTGAGAAATGCGTTGGGGTCTTGTTTGGATTATGACTTAGATGCGGGTGATTCATCTGCCGCGCTTGCGGATGAGTTGACCTTCAATTTAGAGGATAATTGCGTGGAGGGTGGGTTTCATTTTGAGCCCTATGCTAAAAAGTTGCTGCTGGGGGCGCAGTTGAGACACAAGATCTTCTGCGAGGAGTTTGTCATCAAGGCCTTTTGTGAAGCTGAGAAGGCACACAGAGGGCAGGTACACGGAATCATAGAATGAAACTTAATTTCTTGTGTTTTGGAGTTGGAGGGTGTGCTACGTGGTTTTGGACTTttggtgaattgattttttgtttgtgtttttttttagatGCGGGCTAGTGGGGATCCTTACTTGCAGCATTGTTTGGAGACTGCTGTGTTGCTGGCTTTGATTGGTGCCAATTCTACAGTTGTGGCTGCGGGGCTCTTGCATGACACGCTGGATGACGCTTATCTGACATACGATTATATATTTGGAACGTTTGGCGCTGGAGTTGCTGATTTAGTTGAAGGGGTGAGGAACTAGTCTCTTGTTGATTGATGAATGCATGTGCTTTAGGATTTTAGGAATTTGTGCATGTGATTTGCAAGATCATTTTAGTCAACACGTAATATTGAAGATATTAATAAACTTTGCACTTCAGATCTAGTGTTAGATTCAATGGCCTAGTGTGTGGTAGGACTTTTTCACAGTTTAATGAACGTTGATCTTGTAGCAAAATATAGTTGTGTTTAGTATACAGATCGTTCTCTAGGTTGGTGTTTTGCAAGTGGCAGTATGATAACTCAATAGCAGTCATTGCTGTGTTTTTGttgctaaaattttattttcaactttgTAGGAATGTATTGCTATATTACCCATTTGATGCCCTGGTTTCGTATGATATATATAGAcatatctgttttttttttttttaatggttttGTCTTCAAGATTCTAACTAATTGTTATGGCATTTTAGGTATCTAAACTGAGCCACTTAAGCAAACTGGCTCGAGAAAACAATACAGCTTGCAAGTCGGTTGAAGCGGACCGCTTGCATACTATGTTCCTTGCCATGGCAGATGCAAGAGCTGTCCTCATTAAACTGGCAGATCGGTTGCATAATATGATGACACTAGATGCATTGCCAGTGACCAAGCGGCAGAGGTTTGCAAAGGAGACTTTGGAGATTTTTGCACCATTGGCCAATCGCTTAGGAATCTCTAGCTGGAAAGAACAACTAGAAAATCTGTGTTTTAAGCATCTCAACCCAAGCCAGCACGAGGAGCTTTCATCAAAGCTTGTGGAGTCGTACGATGATGCAATGATTACCTGTGCAATAGAGAGATTAGAGCAAGCCCTTAAAGATGAAGGCATATCTTATAATGTCATTTCTGGACGGCACAAGAGCTTGTATAGCGTTTACTGCAAAATGTTGAAGTATGGTTTACCTTCCCTTACTTTTTATACAGTTTCTGAATTTCTTTTAACTTCTGATGTTGCTATTTTTATGTTGATATTGCTGTGAAACTACTGATGAAGCATCATTGTttaaaactactaagacacagtGTATTGCATTAGTTTTACCCGACATGGATTGTACTGTTTGTACTCTTCAATTTCTCACAATTCCTTCTTTGTCTGTGTAGGAAGAAACTTACAATTGATGATATCCATGACATTTATGGACTGCGCTTGATTGTTGACAAAGAAGAAGACTGTTATAAAGCCTTAACAACTGTTCATCGGTTATGGTCTGAGGTGCCTGGAAAGCTGAAAGATTACATACATTGCCCCAAGTTCAATGGGTATGTTGTGGCTCTGTCTGTAGTTGGAATGCATTTTTCAGTTTGCAATCTCTTATAGTCTGATTTTGGTTTTACAATTCACAGATACCAATCTCTGCATACTGTGGTGATGGGTGAAGGCAACATTCCCCTGGAAGTGCAAATTCGAACCAAAGACATGCACTTGCAAGCAGAATTTGGTTTTGCAGCTCACTGGAGATACAAGGAAGATGATTGCCAGCATTCTTCATTTGTGCTTCAGATGGTGGAGTGGGCTCGGTGGGTTGTTACGTGGCAGTGCGAAGCAATGAGTGTAGATTGTTCATCTGTTAGATATGCTGATTCAGTGAAGCCTCCATGCAAGTTCCCTTCCCATGCTGCTGATTGCCCATATTCCTATAGGCCTGATTGTGGCCAGAACGGGCCCGTGTTCGTCATCATGATCGAGAATGACAAGGTTTGTTTGTGGTCGTAATTTATGTAATATTCAAATTTGCACAATCTAAGTTGAATAAGTGCAGAAACATGAACACATATATTAACtttttctgtgtgtgtgtgtgtgtgcagaTGTCTGTCCAAGAATTCAGTGCAAACTCAACGATATTGGATTTGTTGGAGAGAGCTGGGCGTGCAAGCTCCAGGTTGACAACATACAGGTTCCCATTGAAGGAAGAGTTGAGGCCAAGGCTGAATCACAAGCCTGTGAGTGATCCCAATAGCAAGTTGAAGATGGGAGATGTTATTGAACTTACACCAGCCATACCTGACAAGTATCTTACAGAATACAGGGAAGAAATCCAGCGTATGTATGATCGAGGGCTAACCGTATCAACCATGGGAACTTCTTCTTCAAGTACCATGGTTGGCTCAAGAAGTTGATCCCACCATGGCATTACAAAAATTTAGTGACAGCtatgtatatatacaaatatttgtaCAGAACAACTGTGTCACTACTATGAACTTGCTAACTCGATTCAATTATGTGCTCAAATGATTTATTCTATGTAGTTTCTCCTCCTGCATTTGTTACATTCCTCCTATTTCGATTATTGAGTTCTGGTTTTATCGAGCCATGAACTCTACAATCCCAGAGGGACCCATTATATACAACGTTAGGCGTTTCTTCTATGGAACTTGTTTGCAAGAGCCAAATAAATTCTTCCAGATTTTTCAGACGATTGTGTTGAACTCCGAAATTGGAAGTGTAGTGTGAAAATTGTTAATTGAAAGGTTTACTTTGCCGGTAACTCACTCTGGAAATTTTACCATATAaccggaaaaaaaaatgaaaaattggaaTGAAGAGtaattcttatatattattttgtgtttgcTAACCAGGACAccgaataaattaattttctttcaacttttactttcattactatttattataagaatataatgatgcattgtttatatatttttttcttgtcctTTATTATTGGATTTCCCTTTGATGATGAACAAGTCAACTAGAAAAGAAAACACGTTGTTGTAATAGCGTACTGAGAGCGGCATGTACAGTAATAGATGATTTTGAGCGTGTATAAATGTCGTATTCAATTTAAATTCCACTGTACAtttcacaatttaatttttgttgaatCTTCTAAGTTATGTTGTTGAAATTGAACTATTTTTGTGAGATTTCATTTTGGTGGTCACATTTCAAAAGGGAAAGAGATGACAAAAACACGTCATGAACCAACCagcataaacaaatttatatttcttttcactGGATTAACAATAATGCAAAGTTTATTGATTAGGGATTAAGTAAATTGGGacctttaaaatatgattttttttacgattttaatactttatttcGTAAACCTGTGCCGAATCAAGTGTGCCAAACTCTACATTATAAGGACAAAACTTTAACAGAAGAACAACACTTTAATATATGCAACTAAATATCTAAGTCTTATCATAACATTAATCTTTTTTGGCATTAAATTAATAGTACTAGGTACAGCTAATGTTTTGGACAATGGTAGGTCTGTGCACgctttaattttatttggtaaatcaaaccaaaacgttataatgttatattaaaatataataaaaacaaaatcaggtaaaaatatttatttttcaaatttgtgttgtttttataatatttttagaagtGTTATGCATTAACAGATAGTGCTATTTTCTCTTTCAGTGAAACATAAACAATATAGAGAGCATccgttccattttttttatttccataaTGTTTTATgcattaaaagaattaaatatatttttcatatctGACAACATGCCAATTTAAGAATTGTTTTGTCctcaatttcttattattttttacaactaGGACATATAAAACTAGTGGCTTGGCTTTTACTCACCGGTGATGAGGAATTAAAAACTCGTTATTTTAGgtcaaatgtaaaaaataaaattaaaccaaGCCATGAAAACTAAAGACTTACATAAACTATAAAACAAATACAAGATCAGTGTTTTATGTTCAaccataacataaaaatatcaaaagaaaagtcatgataaaacataaaacaaagaatggtactaattaatttttgatgACCAAAAATACATGCAATTTGAGAACATTCTGAAAGAAAATTGAAGATTTAAGGAGagcattattattaataaatgattGTGAATATTTTTGGCAGAGGAATGACGTAAAGATTCCAAAACCCTAAAAACTGAAGAATAATCTAAACCTAACTCCAccttcttattcttcttccaCGCTTTCACTTTCAAGAGTGACATCAAAATCTTTTGGTCCTTGGAATTGGGATATTCTTTGCTTCCACACCACATCTTCTACACTCACTTTCATTCTAATGAATTCAGTTTTCCTTCACTAATTCGGTTTCATTCCAAATAACTTTATAGTAGTTAAAAAGTTGTGACTTCTTTTCATCTATTCTATTATTCATCTATTCTTCTCATCTGGTTTTCTTGTGTACACTTGagaaatatgaaattttgtatttaatataaaataatattacgattaatatattataagaaatgtcttttgttgtttatatttaaattctcACAGTCTTTAACATCTGCAAACATGAAAATAAGACAACAAGACAAAATAATAGTcatattattcaattaataaaaaagataatattaaaaatcaattacgtgagacttaaaatttaattaaatctaaataaatttaacaagtGAAGTTTTCTTTTATGATTAGTCAAACTCCAGTTTTTAACTAGATATTTTTTGAACGATTGGGCTTGATGGGGTAAATCATGATTAAATTGTAGAAATCCACTTCATGGACccaacaataaattttttttcagtcaTCTCCTTTCGGGCTGCTGCTGCTTCTTGCACCCTCTAAATTTTCTTCTATATCCTTTTGTATGAAACTACCATTTTgtcctttattattttataataacatcaatctttgatttttttttttttaaattggacatcaatgcaattaaattttaagatattcCTTTACACTCAAAACCTTACCATaatatgttttcaattttttatatattattaattctgTTATTTCTACTTAAATTcgcatttaaaatattaaaaaaagttatttcttttcacatatttatatattttaatatcttatatatttatctttttagttTAATAACATTCACGTAATAAGAATGAAAGTAATACATTCAGCTTTTAAGATATCAAAATACGAAATCAAAAGCTATTACCACCATGCATAATTAACTCTCAGTAGTTTCTGATATTCATACGTTAAAAATATAACACATATACATAAAATGCAACACTCTGAAACAAAAAAAACGAGAGATTATAACGATTTCATGCTTCTATCTCCATAAGAATTCTTGAACTGAGGCTTGCCAGTGAAGAACAAGCATGAGCATAACCAAAATCATCCCCAAACCCCAGGAAGAGCTTCCAACTCTGAACACCCACGAAGGCTCAGGAGAAGGTAGAAAGGAAGCTCTTGgtgttgatgatgatgaagacaCAGAAGAAGAGGTTGTTCTTATGGCAATTATGAGACCAGCAAGAAACATAGGCAGAACAAAACCACCAGAGCTCCATTTTGATTCATAGTACCTTCTGTCACTTCTTGAATTCCCATACAACGGAGACAACACCACTGCAGAGACAAAAGCCAACACCATGGCCAATGATCTAtgtgatgaagaagaagaagcataGGTAGTGGTGGTGGCCATAACTTGAAGCTGAATTTGTTTTGTGTATGATGAAAATCTGAGGTTATGAAGAAAGAATATATAGTGGGAGGAAAAGGTGATTAGGCTAAGGAATTATAATAATGTATGTTGAATGATGCAGAAACAACCGGCCAAAAAGTGAAGAGGATTAAAGAATGGAcacaaaagataaaagagaatATAAAGGTGAAAAGGATGGTGGAAAAAGGAGATTCAGGGTATGGAAGTAAGGTATTTTTCTTAGCTTTTTGTTTGTGTTCACATTGTTATGTGTTGTTGATGAAGAAGCTATAGCTGTAACCCATGTTTTATAGATTGGAGATGAGAGTAGCTGTAATCAAAGTGACAAGCACTGCATCATTAGCAACAACAATTTGGATTACTTTTTGACAGTGTTGTCAGAAAGAGAAACTTGGGTTTTGTGTTTTTCATTTGATCAATGTTTTTGAAACCAAAACTAAACCCTTTATTCTTATtaataagaaagaaagaaaggaatgCAGAAAGTATGGTAGTCAGGCCTCCAAAAAAGCAAACATTTATACAATCAATTACCAAACTTTACCTGTTTATTTTACAGGTCTGAATTCGGTTTGGAAACGAACTTTCAAggtgattttgtttttgtttttctattgtattctacaaatttcaaaaaaataaacatgaagctttatttatggatattatgataaatataacatatatatatatatatatatatatatatatatatatatatatatataaatatgttatgtatatatagaagattatatttataaataatatactaataGTTAGTTTatcaagtaaaataaattaataaatattttttcaaaaataaacaatttaatttaatgtatatttatcattatttaaaaagaaataatttatactttaaaaatatatatataattaatatttcataagTAAATCAGTAAATTTAATACAACAAAAATGAATgtacaatttaatataattataaatagaaaataaatcccacatatctaatatatttttctttgtaatcaagtcaaaactaaaattaagtGAATACTAAACTTTTTAGTTGTATTTTATTCTATGTATATAACTATTTTGTGtgaaaaaatttatcttcaatttcatttcataatcttgtttgataagaaaaaaatcttgttgtctaagtaaaaagtaaaatacaatttattaaattaatcacCAAAATAGTTCGGTTCTTATTATGTGTgataataaaatactattttcaGGGTGGTTCCTTAACGGTGGATGTTGTAGAAGTTGAAGGACGACGTGGATTTAGTGATATTGCAGAAAACGCAGAGCGTGTGTTGGTGTGAGGAATGAATGATCAATGTCCCATCAGGAGCAAGCCTTAGTGTCCCTTCTCTCCCAACTCGCCCTTTCCTTCGACGGCGCCGTTTTGGGCTTCGCCTTGGCCTACGCCGCCATCCGCACCCTCTTCAAATTCTCCGCCACCTCTGCCGCCCTCCGCAAGCTCCGCCGCGCACCTTACCTCTCTGTTTCCGACCTCCGATCACTCCTCGCCGATACTCCCTCTGACGCCGACTCTACCTCTGACGGTGGTACAATCGTAATTGTTCGCGGCACCGTTGATGCCAAGTCTGCCGTCGATGGCTCCTGGAAAACCCTCAGACCGGGCGTCTTGGTCTCCCGAGAGTCCGGTGATAAAGGCGTCATCCTTCAAAGAACTCAAACGGTAATCTCCTTATTTCTTTCTCGAATTTATTGAGATTAATGTGCGATTGAGCAGAGGGATTTGCATGTTTGTTGAAAATTCGCTGTCGTAGAGAGTTTTATTCGAAATTTTGGGGTGTATGTTAAGTGGCTATTAGTGGTTTTAGAACAGTGGTCGACCTGTAATTTCGTATGCTTTAATTTAGGAAGTGAAAAGTTGAAATCCTGGAGTACCGTCAGCTCACACTTGATTCAGAACAAAAATTCGTGAAGGTGGAAAGTAAAACGGAACTTAGTTTGTTTGTACCTTCAatgttggttggttggttgaatGTCAATCCgacattttctttcttcaactATCAGTTGCACACTATTAGAGCATGTGTTGTTAAAGAACCAGAATGAACCAAATTGGTAACAATTGAATTGAACTGTAAAATGGACCATGCAACTAAATTGAACTGACTTTGCTTCACTTTGACTGCTTTGAAACGAACAGTCTTGGACTACAATAAACTGATTTTGAAAAAGGAAGTTTAAAGATAGATAACAATgcatataagtttttttaatattagttattttCACAATAATCAGGCAAAATGCCCTATACATATATAGTGGTTATTAATATTAAACTGTCCATTGTAGAAGTGTTTATTCGTTATGTCTGCAGAAATGACTAGATAATTGGGAGTTTAAAACATCCTATATTAGTTAGTAGAGTTTTCCATCTCCAATAATATGAAATGATGAGACAAGAAGAAAAACTTTTCCTAAAAGTATTCAACTTCCATATTCCAGAATTACTAGTTAATCAGTAACCAAAAAAAGCTATTGAATCAAATGGTTTGtagtttaaaacaaaaaataagtaCAACGGTATTGCATATATCCAcataaaaatagatttaataGAAACACGGCAAAGTAAGTGGGAGAACCAAATAAAAAGTGGTTAATTCATTTGagcatatttgtttatttttctttacttgaAATTACACATCATAAGTTGGACACCAGGTCATGAACGAGGGTGCTTTACAAAAATCAGTGGAAATTCTTTGAAACCAACAAGATAAACTACTTGCTTCTAGCTCTGAACTTTTTCTATAACAGTTCACTTCAGTATTAAAACTGCTTTTGAAAGAGTTTagattcaatttattttaaaacagttTAGTTATTTTGAAGTTAATTTAGTTCGGTTATTAAAGTTAGTTTTAGATTAGTTACTTTTGGACAATCTTACATTTTGGATTGGCATTCGGCACAGTGAAAGGGTTTATCAAGCACATCATCATTGTGTCCTACTTTTCAGAAACGTGAGTCCATCTCTCATAGTTTGTTGGTGTTTAGCGTGGCTCAATGACTTTTCGAACACATGATTACTTCCACCACCTTAACCCAAGCCCTCagtatgtgtgtatgtatgtataacTGCACGTCAAACACACTATATGCGTATCCTAAACTACAAAGTTGTTATAATCTAACTGTTATAATTATCTATTATATCAATAATTGCACTTCGTCTTCTAAAGTATGACTTCAGATTGTTACCAAAGAGTTCCCTGTTCAATTTATGGATAGTGTACTTTTTGATGTTTTGGCCATAAGATGTTCTTTGATATTAAGTTTGACATGCCTCCTCTTGTTCttgatttatttatatgaaCAACTTTTATGTCTTAAAGGA
Coding sequences:
- the LOC114166179 gene encoding probable GTP diphosphokinase RSH2, chloroplastic; the encoded protein is MAVSTIALYASPPSSVCSTPHPCQINAHASYDFELGSRSSSPAASTAPPSTSQRPVMGGLSCLFSSPAAAVKHAALSSNFTGEEDDLKELGSSFSYSPSKFGGSSWKRDQSPVSVFHGPVSCSGSSRGSISSTSVRSIRGGTSGLFHGFVRNALGSCLDYDLDAGDSSAALADELTFNLEDNCVEGGFHFEPYAKKLLLGAQLRHKIFCEEFVIKAFCEAEKAHRGQMRASGDPYLQHCLETAVLLALIGANSTVVAAGLLHDTLDDAYLTYDYIFGTFGAGVADLVEGVSKLSHLSKLARENNTACKSVEADRLHTMFLAMADARAVLIKLADRLHNMMTLDALPVTKRQRFAKETLEIFAPLANRLGISSWKEQLENLCFKHLNPSQHEELSSKLVESYDDAMITCAIERLEQALKDEGISYNVISGRHKSLYSVYCKMLKKKLTIDDIHDIYGLRLIVDKEEDCYKALTTVHRLWSEVPGKLKDYIHCPKFNGYQSLHTVVMGEGNIPLEVQIRTKDMHLQAEFGFAAHWRYKEDDCQHSSFVLQMVEWARWVVTWQCEAMSVDCSSVRYADSVKPPCKFPSHAADCPYSYRPDCGQNGPVFVIMIENDKMSVQEFSANSTILDLLERAGRASSRLTTYRFPLKEELRPRLNHKPVSDPNSKLKMGDVIELTPAIPDKYLTEYREEIQRMYDRGLTVSTMGTSSSSTMVGSRS
- the LOC114166508 gene encoding uncharacterized protein LOC114166508, whose product is MATTTTYASSSSSHRSLAMVLAFVSAVVLSPLYGNSRSDRRYYESKWSSGGFVLPMFLAGLIIAIRTTSSSVSSSSSTPRASFLPSPEPSWVFRVGSSSWGLGMILVMLMLVLHWQASVQEFLWR